The following are encoded together in the Anoplopoma fimbria isolate UVic2021 breed Golden Eagle Sablefish chromosome 13, Afim_UVic_2022, whole genome shotgun sequence genome:
- the LOC129101098 gene encoding early estrogen-induced gene 1 protein-like codes for MAFFVKKKKFKFQTHLTLEELTAVPFVNGVLFCKMRLLDGDFVATSSRQEVHENCVRWRKRFTFISKMSANPHTGVLDPSVCRVSVRKELKGGKAYTKLGFTDLNMAEFAGSGSIVRCCLLEGYDTKNTRQDNSILKVIIGMTLLSGDPCFKTPPSTAKSISIPGQEHTLQLDCKGEGTAEPGPTGGVSLGRASKPRPSIISSGLLEESETNQYSPAEIFQSGHSRNSSYASQQSKISGYSTEHSCSSSLSDLTHRRNTSTGSSASGVLGFSADGPTDGEKDAGRPERPPRPPRPVLPNNRPPRRKLDSVESHPCWVNDTRMDADDIVEKIVQSQNFADVNNTEDSNLRLFVSRDGTTALSGIRLGNRVSAGGYEPVVIESH; via the exons ATGGCGTTCTTcgtgaaaaagaagaaattcaaGTTTCAGACCCATCTGACCCTGGAGGAGCTGACTGCTGTGCCTTTTGTCAACGGAGTGCTGTTCTGCAAGATGAGGCTGCTGGATGGAGACTTTGTCGCCACTTCTTCCag ACAGGAAGTTCACGAGAACTGCGTTCGCTGGAGGAAGAGGTTCACCTTCATATCCAAGATGAGTGCAAACCCCCACACGGGAGTCCTGGACCCGTCTGTCTGCAGGGTGTCGGTCCGGAAG GAACTCAAAGGAGGAAAAGCGTACACGAAG CTGGGCTTCACGGACCTCAACATGGCGGAGTTTGCTGGTTCTGGCTCCATCGTACGCTGCTGTTTGTTGGAGGGATACGACACCAAGAACACACGGCAGGACAACTCCATCCTGAAG GTGATCATCGGGATGACCCTCCTTTCTGGAGATCCGTGTTTTAAAAC GCCTCCCAGCACAGCCAAGTCCATCTCCATCCCCGGACAAGAGCACACCCTGCAGCTGGACTGTAAGGGGGAGGGGACGGCCGAGCCCGGGCCGACGGGAGGGGTTTCTCTGGGCCGAGCCTCCAAACCACGACCCTCCATCATCAGCTCAG GTCTCCTTGAAGAATCCGAAACGAACCAGTACAGTCCTGCAGAAATCTTCCAGTCTGGTCACTCTCGTAACTCCAGCTACGCCAGCCAGCAAAGCAAAATCTCAG GCTACAGCACCGAGCactcctgctcctccagcctGTCCGATCTCACGCATCGCAGGAACACCTCGACAGGAAGCAGCGCCTCCGGAGTTTTGGGCTTCTCTGCTGACGGACCGACAGACGGGGAGAAGGACGCCGGACGTCCAGAGAGACCCCCGAGACCCCCAAGACCCGTCTTACCCAATAACCGACCCCCCAG GAGGAAGCTGGACTCGGTGGAGAGTCACCCCTGTTGGGTTAACGACACTCGCATGGATGCCGACGACATCGTGGAGAAAATTGTCCAAAGCCAGAACTTTGCAGACGTCAACAACACTGAAG acaGCAACCTGCGTCTGTTCGTCAGCAGAGATGGAACGACTGCGCTCAGCGGCATCAGGCTCGGAAACAG GGTTTCTGCAGGCGGGTACGAGCCCGTGGTGATAGAGAGCCATTAA